One Bacteroidota bacterium genomic window carries:
- the trpE gene encoding anthranilate synthase component I, which produces MNFELFASLSENYNYIPVYEKITADLFTPVMAYLKLRKAGKQSFLLETVEGKESLGRYSFIGIDPLKTISNKGMSLTISKGGLDETRNQNIFDYLKDELHTRNHPALEELPSFTGGTVGYLAYENIALIENRLKFETVEDDICDSILGVYDTVLAFDHYKHQLIIITNVEIKKGDAFEVLYADAKKKIRELRKTLSVPLSFESDFTFDRNVEESLSDEVFCELVEASKQNIINGDVFQIVLSKRFTAGYEGDLFNVYRALRIINPSPYMYFLEFENGLTIIGTSPENLVKVKDGFVEVMPIAGTRKRGATPEADKKLEEDLMNDPKEIAEHVMLVDLGRNDVGRVAEYGSVEVTEKMKIHRFSHVMHIVSKVQGKLRSDKDCIDALKSCFPAGTVTGAPKIRAMELISGYEKLRRNIYAGAVGYIDFSGNLDVCIAIRTLFAKDQKIHWQAGAGIVADSQPRLEAKEIKNKSAVLRNALEHAEVIDENIGD; this is translated from the coding sequence ATGAATTTTGAACTATTTGCAAGTCTGTCGGAAAACTACAACTACATTCCTGTTTATGAGAAAATAACAGCGGATTTGTTTACGCCTGTGATGGCTTATCTGAAATTACGAAAAGCAGGGAAACAGAGTTTTCTTCTCGAGACTGTTGAGGGAAAAGAGAGTCTGGGAAGGTATTCTTTTATCGGGATTGACCCGCTGAAGACAATCTCAAACAAAGGGATGTCGCTTACGATATCGAAGGGAGGTCTCGATGAAACCAGGAATCAAAACATTTTCGATTACCTGAAGGACGAACTCCACACAAGGAATCACCCTGCTCTTGAGGAGCTTCCTTCTTTTACTGGAGGGACGGTGGGTTATCTCGCTTATGAAAATATCGCATTGATCGAGAACAGGTTGAAATTTGAAACGGTTGAGGATGACATCTGCGACTCGATCCTCGGGGTTTATGATACAGTTCTGGCATTTGATCATTATAAACACCAGCTTATTATAATCACAAATGTGGAAATCAAAAAAGGGGATGCCTTTGAAGTTCTGTATGCAGACGCAAAGAAGAAAATCCGGGAATTGAGGAAAACCCTTTCTGTGCCTCTTTCATTTGAGTCGGATTTTACATTTGACCGGAATGTGGAAGAGAGCCTGAGTGATGAAGTATTTTGTGAACTGGTTGAGGCGAGCAAACAGAATATTATAAACGGGGATGTCTTCCAGATAGTCCTTTCAAAGAGATTCACTGCCGGGTATGAAGGTGATTTGTTCAATGTTTACAGGGCGTTAAGGATAATCAATCCTTCACCCTACATGTATTTTCTCGAATTTGAAAATGGACTCACTATCATCGGTACTTCACCTGAAAATCTTGTAAAAGTGAAAGACGGATTTGTGGAAGTGATGCCGATAGCCGGAACAAGGAAGCGGGGTGCAACTCCGGAAGCCGATAAAAAACTCGAAGAAGACCTGATGAACGACCCAAAGGAGATAGCCGAACATGTAATGCTGGTTGATCTCGGACGAAATGATGTAGGGCGGGTTGCCGAATATGGTTCCGTGGAAGTCACGGAAAAAATGAAAATACACCGTTTTTCGCATGTTATGCACATAGTTTCGAAGGTTCAGGGAAAGTTGAGAAGCGACAAGGATTGCATCGACGCCCTGAAATCATGTTTTCCTGCGGGAACAGTAACGGGTGCACCGAAGATCAGGGCAATGGAACTGATTTCAGGATATGAAAAGCTTCGGAGAAATATTTATGCCGGAGCCGTAGGATACATCGACTTCTCGGGGAATCTTGATGTTTGCATCGCAATCAGGACGCTCTTTGCGAAGGATCAAAAAATTCACTGGCAGGCGGGTGCAGGAATAGTAGCTGACAGTCAACCGAGGCTGGAGGCAAAAGAAATAAAAAACAAATCGGCAGTTTTACGCAACGCATTGGAACATGCAGAGGTGATAGATGAAAATATTGGTGATTGA
- a CDS encoding aminodeoxychorismate/anthranilate synthase component II, whose translation MKILVIDNYDSFTYNLVQLVGRFTDNIVIKRNDETTVEEIRGMNPDRILISPGPGRPEDSGVSPVVISELGKTIPVLGVCLGHQAIGISFGSEVVHAPALMHGKTSQIAHDGKGIFAGVEQGFTATRYHSLIVDRKSLGADLEVTATSEDGIIMGVRHREYPIEGIQFHPESILTLAGEKLLKNWIDAR comes from the coding sequence ATGAAAATATTGGTGATTGACAATTACGATTCGTTCACATATAATCTGGTTCAGCTTGTCGGCAGGTTTACAGATAACATTGTGATAAAAAGAAATGATGAGACCACAGTTGAAGAGATTCGCGGGATGAATCCCGACAGGATTTTGATTTCCCCGGGACCGGGCAGACCTGAAGATTCGGGGGTTTCTCCGGTGGTAATATCGGAACTTGGGAAAACGATCCCCGTTCTCGGTGTCTGTCTTGGACATCAGGCAATCGGAATTTCCTTTGGTAGTGAAGTGGTGCACGCCCCCGCTCTTATGCATGGAAAAACTTCACAGATAGCACACGACGGGAAAGGGATATTCGCCGGAGTTGAGCAGGGGTTCACAGCCACAAGATATCATTCGTTGATTGTTGACAGAAAATCGCTCGGTGCCGATCTGGAAGTGACCGCCACTTCAGAAGATGGCATTATCATGGGTGTACGGCACAGGGAATATCCGATCGAGGGGATTCAATTCCACCCTGAATCGATACTTACACTTGCCGGCGAAAAACTGCTTAAAAACTGGATAGATGCAAGATGA
- a CDS encoding C25 family cysteine peptidase translates to MKKIFTLFLFLSTFGILFASVPDGIQLVKTGNGYKINFTLPEYTQKPFTSTDKNFTQIEIPGYGVTSVAGKPALPKISFNIVIGEAENSPAVLTLNKKIENLTVKEHVYPFQAPWRRDFPLKDRPFNYDNAFYTSGGNPRQPLIEISEPFFVAGVKGVTITIYPFNYIPSEKRLDITRSASFSIELTQPVGKKSGYSDVYSSFFENFFANYERGVLEQIKNYLIITAPEYETGLAPFIAHKTANGFNVNLFTTSVAGTTTTAIKTFIQQRYDNPATKPEFILLVGDVDKIPAWTGSGEGNPKTDLNYALLQGTDWYADAFIGRFSITSATELANVISKTLYMENNIATFAKNNVFMASQDNYSITEGTHNFVISTYFEPNGYNNQKLYSNSGATTSQLIAALNSNKVFAIYSGHGSESSWADGPVLGQSDVRNLTNSIFPFVYSFACVTGSYHLAECFGETWIRTQRGGASFYGSSVNSYWDEDDILERKLIKSMFEDNLTKVTPMMDMGKYLTTLHFGNIGPGTTMLRYLEMYNLMGDPSLETKRNIPPDPTPPNPVTNLATGDPCSNSLKLNWTAPYDSTFGGVQSYDIRYSLTPIVNDNDFNAAASIIYSGHNDTLGTPKTYTVLGLTAISTYYFAVKAMDMWSNKSTMSNVTSGTTLAPPLASVNPGSIHHLLTHQTEVIDTVYISNNSANPSTLDYTVEFANSSYPSKAVSFSLINESPKGDLNQSKDSQFRYPGQSAKGSGGPDLFGYKWADSDDPQGPAYEWNDIASTGTQVTSWTPTGTLSATDEGYAGPINLGFNFKYYGQAKSQIYISTNGLLTFSPISTNIYTNTNIPNNAVPNEIISPFWDDLDAKAPGTVHYKQDGNKFIIQWTNYQRYSGTASYTWQVVIYSGGKIMYYFNNMTGTLNGATTGIENGAGTDGLQMAYNANYIKNNLAVKLAAEPEWIITSGNMAGTLNQGNRTGIVIKIRTEDFNFGNYSMDMIVRSNCGQHPVLTVPVSMTLSVIPVELVSLDAETIRDEVVLKWITATETNNMGFTVERKDNTKAAWSPVSFVKGKGTTSTISEYSFRDKNVKPGSYEYRIRQTDFNGAVSFSDVVKIEVGLPDNFALYQNYPNPFNPVTTIAYAVPQVSGTLVSNVQLKIFDALGNEVATLVDGEKEAGIHSAVLDCSNYSSGVYFYRMTSGKFTETRKFVVMK, encoded by the coding sequence ATGAAAAAAATTTTTACACTGTTTCTGTTCCTCTCAACTTTTGGAATTCTCTTTGCATCCGTGCCCGATGGAATTCAACTGGTGAAAACAGGAAACGGATACAAAATCAATTTTACACTCCCTGAGTACACTCAGAAACCATTCACTTCAACCGACAAAAACTTTACCCAAATTGAGATACCCGGATACGGTGTCACTTCTGTTGCGGGAAAACCTGCACTTCCCAAAATAAGTTTTAATATTGTTATCGGTGAGGCTGAAAATTCACCCGCTGTATTGACTCTTAACAAAAAAATCGAAAATCTGACAGTGAAGGAACATGTCTATCCGTTTCAGGCTCCCTGGAGAAGAGACTTCCCGCTGAAAGACCGTCCTTTTAACTACGACAATGCATTTTATACATCAGGTGGCAATCCCCGTCAGCCACTGATAGAGATTTCTGAGCCATTTTTCGTCGCCGGTGTAAAGGGTGTTACAATCACCATTTATCCGTTTAATTATATCCCGTCGGAAAAACGGCTCGATATCACCCGGTCTGCATCGTTCTCAATTGAGCTGACTCAGCCCGTGGGGAAAAAGAGCGGATATTCCGATGTCTATTCTTCGTTTTTCGAGAATTTCTTCGCCAACTATGAAAGAGGTGTCCTCGAACAAATCAAGAATTATCTGATTATCACAGCACCGGAGTATGAAACCGGACTCGCACCTTTCATAGCTCATAAAACTGCCAACGGGTTTAATGTAAATCTCTTTACAACCTCAGTCGCTGGAACCACAACAACTGCAATAAAGACATTCATCCAACAGCGTTACGATAACCCTGCCACTAAGCCGGAATTCATCCTTCTGGTTGGGGATGTTGATAAAATTCCCGCATGGACAGGATCCGGCGAGGGTAATCCAAAAACAGATCTCAACTATGCCCTCCTTCAAGGTACAGACTGGTATGCAGATGCATTTATAGGGCGGTTCTCGATAACCTCGGCAACCGAACTCGCGAATGTGATCAGCAAAACGCTCTACATGGAGAACAACATCGCCACTTTTGCCAAGAACAATGTTTTTATGGCATCACAGGATAATTATTCGATTACTGAAGGAACTCACAATTTCGTAATAAGCACCTATTTCGAACCGAATGGTTACAACAACCAGAAACTTTACAGTAACAGCGGGGCTACCACAAGCCAGTTGATAGCTGCATTAAACAGCAACAAGGTTTTCGCCATCTACTCGGGCCACGGATCGGAATCATCATGGGCTGACGGTCCTGTCCTCGGTCAATCTGATGTAAGAAACCTCACCAATTCGATATTCCCGTTCGTTTATTCGTTTGCCTGCGTCACAGGATCCTACCACCTGGCTGAGTGCTTCGGAGAGACCTGGATAAGGACACAGCGAGGTGGTGCCTCATTTTACGGTTCTTCCGTAAATTCCTATTGGGATGAGGACGACATTCTCGAGAGGAAACTGATAAAATCGATGTTTGAAGACAACCTTACCAAGGTTACCCCGATGATGGATATGGGGAAATATCTGACAACCCTCCATTTCGGAAATATTGGACCCGGCACCACGATGCTCAGATACCTCGAAATGTATAATCTGATGGGAGACCCCTCTCTCGAGACAAAGAGAAACATCCCTCCGGATCCGACTCCTCCGAATCCTGTTACAAATCTTGCAACTGGTGATCCCTGTTCAAATTCTCTCAAATTGAACTGGACAGCCCCTTACGATTCAACTTTCGGCGGTGTGCAAAGCTACGATATCCGTTATTCATTGACACCGATTGTAAACGACAACGATTTTAATGCCGCGGCGAGTATCATCTATTCGGGACATAATGACACACTCGGTACTCCCAAGACCTATACGGTATTGGGACTCACCGCCATCAGCACTTATTATTTTGCCGTAAAGGCAATGGACATGTGGTCAAATAAATCCACAATGTCAAATGTTACCTCCGGTACCACACTTGCTCCACCACTTGCATCCGTGAACCCCGGAAGCATTCATCACCTCCTGACTCATCAAACCGAGGTAATTGATACTGTCTACATTTCCAACAACTCTGCGAATCCATCCACACTCGACTACACTGTCGAATTCGCCAACAGCAGCTATCCGTCAAAGGCTGTCTCATTTTCTCTTATAAATGAGAGCCCCAAAGGCGATCTGAATCAGTCGAAAGATTCACAGTTCCGTTATCCCGGACAATCTGCCAAAGGTTCAGGCGGTCCTGATCTTTTCGGATATAAATGGGCTGACAGCGATGATCCGCAGGGACCTGCATATGAATGGAACGACATCGCTTCCACAGGTACCCAGGTAACTTCGTGGACTCCCACAGGTACCCTCTCCGCTACGGATGAAGGATATGCAGGACCAATAAATCTTGGATTCAACTTCAAATATTACGGGCAGGCGAAATCGCAGATATACATTTCAACCAATGGATTGCTTACTTTTTCGCCCATTTCAACAAACATTTATACAAACACCAACATACCAAACAACGCCGTTCCGAATGAAATAATCTCTCCATTCTGGGACGACCTCGATGCAAAAGCACCGGGTACCGTTCACTATAAACAGGATGGCAACAAATTTATTATCCAGTGGACAAACTACCAAAGGTACAGCGGAACTGCAAGCTATACCTGGCAGGTTGTGATCTATTCGGGTGGTAAAATCATGTATTATTTCAACAACATGACCGGTACATTAAACGGTGCCACCACGGGAATTGAAAATGGTGCAGGAACCGACGGTTTGCAAATGGCTTACAATGCCAATTATATCAAAAACAATCTTGCCGTGAAACTTGCCGCAGAGCCCGAATGGATAATCACTTCAGGAAATATGGCAGGTACCCTTAACCAGGGAAACAGAACCGGAATTGTGATCAAAATAAGAACCGAAGATTTCAATTTTGGCAATTATTCCATGGACATGATTGTAAGAAGTAATTGCGGTCAGCACCCCGTGCTCACTGTCCCTGTTTCCATGACACTTTCTGTAATACCTGTTGAACTCGTTTCACTTGACGCGGAAACCATCCGTGATGAAGTTGTTCTGAAATGGATCACTGCAACAGAAACCAACAATATGGGATTCACAGTCGAGAGAAAAGACAACACCAAAGCCGCATGGAGCCCGGTTTCGTTCGTAAAAGGAAAGGGTACCACCTCTACAATCTCGGAATACTCTTTCAGAGACAAAAATGTAAAACCCGGCAGTTATGAATACCGTATCAGGCAGACTGACTTCAACGGCGCCGTTTCATTCAGCGATGTGGTAAAAATTGAAGTGGGGCTTCCCGACAATTTTGCTCTCTATCAAAATTATCCGAATCCGTTTAACCCGGTCACCACGATTGCATACGCGGTGCCGCAGGTTAGCGGGACATTGGTCTCTAATGTGCAATTGAAAATATTCGATGCTCTCGGCAATGAAGTTGCAACTTTGGTCGACGGAGAGAAGGAAGCCGGCATCCACAGTGCCGTTCTCGATTGCTCAAATTATTCCAGTGGTGTCTATTTTTACCGTATGACATCGGGAAAATTCACGGAGACAAGAAAATTTGTTGTTATGAAGTAA
- the trpD gene encoding anthranilate phosphoribosyltransferase: protein MKTYIEKMLEREHLSFDEAFFVMDTIMSGEVNNSQLAALLIALKGKGETASEIAGFAKAMRGKSVKVETGRTDLIDVCGTGGDDSGTFNISTAAAFVVAGAGIGVAKHGNKSISSRSGSADVLSELGIKIDLTPEQTKQALNEIGIGFLFAPHYHPAMKYAALVRKELGMKTAFNLLGPLTNPAGTKKQLIGVYNNKSAALMAEAAGYLEMERVCFICTGDRRDEITLDEPTLVYEYRKDSGVKEYELTAEGLGYPAVRIEELLGDSPEHNAKLIFNLLRKPERDGKFFVVAANSALALYCAGVSDEIKTCLEIAEDSILTGKAFQKMEELRKFGESL, encoded by the coding sequence ATGAAAACATATATTGAAAAAATGCTTGAGAGGGAACACCTCTCATTTGACGAAGCCTTCTTCGTGATGGATACCATTATGTCGGGCGAAGTGAACAACTCACAACTCGCAGCACTTCTGATTGCTCTTAAAGGCAAGGGCGAAACTGCCTCTGAAATCGCGGGATTCGCAAAGGCAATGCGGGGCAAGAGCGTAAAGGTTGAAACAGGTAGAACAGATTTGATAGATGTCTGCGGCACGGGAGGAGACGACTCGGGGACATTCAATATTTCCACTGCTGCTGCATTTGTTGTTGCGGGCGCCGGAATCGGTGTGGCAAAGCATGGTAACAAATCAATTTCGAGCAGATCAGGAAGTGCAGATGTCCTTAGCGAACTCGGTATAAAGATTGACCTGACACCGGAACAAACAAAACAGGCTTTGAATGAAATCGGTATCGGGTTTCTTTTTGCCCCGCACTATCATCCGGCCATGAAATATGCAGCACTGGTTCGCAAGGAACTCGGAATGAAAACGGCTTTCAATCTGCTGGGACCACTTACCAATCCTGCAGGTACGAAAAAACAGTTGATCGGTGTTTACAATAACAAGTCTGCGGCTCTCATGGCTGAAGCTGCTGGTTACCTCGAAATGGAAAGAGTTTGCTTTATTTGTACCGGTGACAGGCGGGATGAAATCACTCTTGATGAGCCAACTTTGGTTTACGAATACAGGAAAGATTCGGGTGTCAAAGAATATGAACTAACAGCCGAGGGGTTGGGTTATCCTGCTGTGAGAATTGAGGAACTGCTCGGTGATTCACCCGAACACAACGCAAAACTGATATTTAATCTCCTCAGGAAGCCCGAGAGGGACGGTAAGTTTTTTGTTGTTGCTGCAAACTCGGCTCTTGCGCTTTACTGTGCCGGTGTATCGGATGAGATAAAAACCTGTCTTGAAATTGCGGAAGATTCGATTCTGACCGGAAAAGCCTTTCAAAAAATGGAAGAGTTGCGGAAATTCGGGGAGTCACTCTGA
- the pepF gene encoding oligoendopeptidase F produces the protein MKLRNILISTLLVGSFSFVASAQEGTIPDYSTTPRDQVPNEFKWKVSDIYANYDLWNADKAEVTKLLAKIKSNAPTWTSSASKMLEMFKIADQLKLKLYHLYSYARRQYDMEMSNSTFNQMKGEIQSIYVDASMQLNFMNDDLLKMDDKKLMGYFKEETKLAPWKFGVEELLRSKKHMLPLAEEQLLSLTGIYSSNISEAATILNDVDIPAPEVTFSDGKKVELNYANYYKYRTAKNPEDRSLAFRSYWKNHKKYENTLATLFDGGMKIDLFNTRARKFNSCLQARLFQDNIDTTVYYQLIKEVNANLPSLHKYLQLKQKMLGLKTLKYEDLWASSVKSVDKLYTYDEAKKIALNSLGVLGSEYKDGLTQAFNNGWIDVYPNKDKESGAYSDAIYDIHPYIKMNYDGEYSNLSTLAHELGHAMHSWLTNKNQPYSNSNYTTFLAEIASTFNENLLMDFLLKNETDDNLKLFIIDQFLERARQTIYRQALFAEFELAMHQRVEEGKTLTADWLNKKYLDLTRTYYGHDKGVTLVDDYIEVEWSKIPHFFYNFYVFQYSTGIISSMALSQNILTGQAGAVDKYLGMLRSGNSDYSIKLLQKAGVDMTTSDPYKAAFKRFDLLVAEMEKIFDRVEKKGK, from the coding sequence ATGAAATTAAGAAATATTTTAATTTCAACTCTTCTTGTCGGTTCGTTCTCTTTTGTTGCTTCCGCTCAGGAAGGTACAATTCCGGACTACTCGACAACGCCCCGGGATCAGGTGCCCAATGAATTTAAATGGAAAGTATCTGATATCTATGCTAATTACGACCTTTGGAACGCCGATAAGGCAGAAGTAACCAAACTTCTTGCAAAGATAAAATCCAATGCCCCGACATGGACTTCTTCAGCATCAAAAATGCTCGAAATGTTCAAAATTGCAGATCAGCTCAAGTTGAAACTTTATCACCTCTACAGCTACGCCCGCAGACAGTATGACATGGAAATGTCAAACAGCACCTTCAATCAGATGAAGGGTGAAATTCAGTCGATTTATGTCGATGCTTCCATGCAATTGAATTTCATGAACGATGATCTGCTGAAAATGGATGACAAAAAACTGATGGGTTACTTCAAGGAGGAAACGAAGCTTGCTCCATGGAAATTTGGAGTGGAAGAACTCTTGAGATCGAAGAAACACATGCTCCCACTGGCTGAAGAGCAACTCCTCTCTCTGACAGGCATCTACTCTTCGAATATCTCTGAAGCTGCTACAATTCTTAATGATGTAGACATTCCGGCTCCCGAGGTTACATTCTCCGATGGTAAAAAAGTTGAACTGAACTACGCCAACTATTACAAGTACCGCACAGCAAAAAATCCCGAAGACAGATCACTTGCTTTCAGGAGCTACTGGAAAAATCATAAAAAATATGAGAATACCCTTGCCACACTGTTTGACGGCGGAATGAAAATCGACCTTTTTAACACCAGAGCAAGAAAATTCAATTCCTGCCTCCAGGCACGCCTTTTCCAGGATAACATTGATACAACTGTTTATTACCAGTTGATAAAAGAAGTGAATGCTAATCTGCCGTCACTTCACAAATATCTGCAGTTGAAACAAAAAATGCTCGGACTGAAAACCCTGAAATATGAAGATTTGTGGGCTTCCTCAGTTAAAAGCGTAGATAAACTCTACACTTACGACGAGGCTAAAAAAATCGCTCTCAACTCCCTTGGTGTACTCGGTTCAGAATACAAGGATGGACTTACCCAGGCTTTCAACAATGGCTGGATAGATGTGTATCCAAACAAGGACAAGGAAAGCGGCGCCTACTCTGATGCCATTTATGACATTCACCCCTACATCAAAATGAATTATGACGGTGAATACAGCAATCTTTCGACACTTGCACATGAGCTTGGACATGCAATGCACTCATGGCTTACAAATAAAAATCAGCCATACTCAAATTCGAATTACACAACCTTCCTCGCAGAGATAGCCTCGACTTTCAACGAGAATCTCCTGATGGACTTCCTCCTTAAAAATGAAACTGACGACAACCTGAAACTTTTCATCATCGATCAGTTCCTCGAGAGAGCAAGACAAACCATCTATCGCCAGGCTTTGTTCGCTGAATTTGAACTTGCCATGCACCAGAGAGTTGAAGAGGGTAAAACCCTTACCGCCGACTGGCTGAATAAAAAATACCTCGACCTTACAAGAACCTACTATGGACACGACAAAGGTGTAACTCTCGTCGACGATTATATCGAAGTCGAATGGAGTAAAATACCCCACTTCTTCTATAATTTCTATGTCTTCCAGTACAGCACAGGAATTATCTCTTCAATGGCTCTCTCACAGAATATTCTGACGGGACAGGCAGGAGCAGTGGATAAATATCTTGGAATGTTGAGATCAGGAAACAGTGACTATTCGATTAAACTTCTGCAAAAAGCAGGTGTGGATATGACCACTTCCGATCCATATAAAGCAGCATTCAAACGCTTCGATCTTTTGGTAGCTGAAATGGAAAAGATTTTCGACAGGGTTGAGAAAAAAGGGAAATAA
- a CDS encoding tetratricopeptide repeat-containing sensor histidine kinase yields MSKKFHLILFFVSIIFLMAFFMSSGITAQTGTGNNSTVNGTQGAGKEKLFQTEINSHLRKREFLQAGKILDSLRELYFRIFEYRKAVETGKLTLSLSEKINDKALIASSYNTTGLSYWRLGDLDSALVFLNEGLKIRLTLTDSAALGKSYNNIGLVYWRKGETELSYRNYLKALEIREKCGDIQGYILSLNNIALIYQRLKYFELAAANINRALTLADSIGFEQGKTYSLRRLGSLSVAQKDFVKAKKYAEEVVTLFSKKGEKAALAQIYNDLGIIEENTGNLVKAVDYFNLSINLARSIQDKFIESFALLNLGRVDFALGKEKDALETLQKSRKLAHNGKYSVVLRDANLQLSRVYEKLGNMKESLSFLNDHLALKDSLFNESSLSSIGEMRIRYEIEKSEERQTYLREQVEAQNRVNFFLLLLVVLTLVGTGSVAFLLIRQKKLGVLLEVKNEEMALINNKLQKSNDELILANETKTKLFSIIAHDLKTPFVSILGFAELLKEEAMNMKNEDALDFSDKILASSQKLVELVNNLAGWALVQKEMIRAKPVDLDIEEVSNKVLKEAGLNLALKNIEVESSFEQPATVHADREMIATVIRNLLTNAVKFSYKGGKIIMKGTVSEGKYRLVIKDNGVGMSPDMISNILNGSGMISTTGTANEKGTGLGLSVSREFMRENDGVLNILSEPGKGSEFLIELPIIKK; encoded by the coding sequence ATGTCAAAGAAATTTCACCTTATTCTCTTTTTTGTGTCGATAATTTTTCTGATGGCTTTTTTTATGTCATCAGGGATTACCGCACAGACAGGAACCGGCAACAACAGCACTGTAAACGGGACTCAGGGAGCGGGCAAAGAGAAATTATTTCAAACAGAAATAAACTCACATTTGAGGAAAAGGGAATTTCTGCAAGCAGGGAAAATACTCGACTCACTTAGAGAGTTGTATTTCAGAATCTTTGAATACAGAAAAGCGGTGGAAACCGGAAAGCTGACGCTTTCACTGAGTGAGAAAATCAATGACAAGGCTTTGATAGCCTCCTCTTACAATACTACAGGTCTCTCCTACTGGCGTCTTGGTGATTTGGATTCCGCACTTGTTTTTTTGAATGAAGGATTAAAAATCCGTCTGACCCTTACAGATTCGGCAGCACTCGGGAAATCGTATAATAATATCGGTCTTGTTTACTGGAGAAAAGGCGAAACAGAACTCTCGTACAGGAACTACCTGAAAGCTCTTGAAATCAGGGAGAAGTGCGGAGATATTCAGGGGTATATCCTCAGTCTCAACAACATAGCACTTATATATCAGAGGCTTAAATATTTTGAACTTGCCGCTGCTAACATTAACAGAGCCCTGACTCTGGCGGATTCCATCGGTTTCGAACAGGGAAAGACATATTCACTGCGCCGATTGGGAAGTCTTTCCGTTGCTCAAAAAGATTTTGTCAAAGCAAAAAAATATGCAGAAGAAGTGGTAACCCTCTTCAGTAAGAAGGGCGAAAAAGCTGCGTTAGCCCAAATCTACAACGATCTTGGGATTATTGAAGAAAATACCGGAAATCTTGTCAAGGCTGTCGATTACTTTAACCTGAGTATCAATCTCGCAAGATCGATTCAGGACAAATTCATTGAATCATTTGCCCTCCTGAATCTTGGAAGAGTCGATTTTGCCCTTGGAAAAGAGAAAGATGCCTTGGAAACACTCCAAAAATCACGGAAACTTGCACATAACGGAAAATATTCCGTTGTGCTGCGTGATGCCAACCTGCAGCTCTCAAGAGTTTATGAGAAATTGGGAAACATGAAGGAATCGCTTTCATTCCTGAATGATCACCTTGCGTTGAAAGATTCTCTCTTCAACGAATCATCCCTTAGCAGCATCGGGGAGATGAGAATAAGGTACGAAATTGAAAAATCGGAAGAGAGACAGACTTATCTGCGGGAGCAGGTTGAAGCTCAGAACAGAGTGAATTTCTTTCTTCTCCTTCTGGTTGTTCTTACTCTCGTCGGAACCGGTTCGGTTGCTTTCCTTTTGATCAGACAAAAGAAGCTCGGTGTACTTCTTGAAGTCAAAAACGAGGAGATGGCGCTGATTAACAACAAGCTTCAAAAGAGTAATGACGAACTGATACTGGCAAATGAAACCAAGACCAAACTTTTCTCGATAATTGCCCACGACCTGAAGACGCCCTTCGTCAGCATTTTGGGTTTTGCTGAGTTATTGAAAGAGGAGGCGATGAACATGAAAAACGAGGACGCCCTCGATTTCAGCGATAAGATTCTTGCCTCGTCGCAGAAACTGGTGGAGCTGGTAAACAATCTTGCGGGCTGGGCTCTTGTTCAAAAGGAAATGATTCGGGCGAAACCTGTCGATTTGGATATCGAGGAGGTCAGCAACAAGGTACTCAAGGAAGCCGGGCTGAATCTTGCCTTGAAAAATATAGAGGTCGAAAGTTCATTTGAGCAACCGGCAACAGTGCACGCCGACAGGGAGATGATCGCCACGGTTATAAGGAATCTCCTGACAAACGCTGTGAAATTTTCCTACAAGGGAGGAAAAATAATAATGAAGGGGACTGTCTCCGAAGGGAAATACCGGCTGGTGATAAAAGACAACGGAGTGGGGATGTCTCCAGACATGATCAGCAATATTTTAAACGGAAGCGGCATGATCTCCACAACAGGTACTGCAAATGAGAAAGGAACAGGACTCGGTCTCTCTGTAAGTCGCGAGTTTATGAGAGAGAATGACGGGGTCTTGAATATTTTAAGTGAACCGGGAAAGGGCAGTGAATTTCTCATCGAACTGCCAATCATCAAAAAATAA